The bacterium DNA segment GAACTATTTCCCGGCGACTGCCTGAAATTAATTCTGTCATCTCAATCTCAAAAATTTTAACCGCCTTTTCAGAAAGTTCCTTTATACCAATTTTTCGGTTTTTAAACCTTAGAGTTTCAAGCTCTTTCTTTTCCGCTTCTTTCAATATTTCTTCCACAAAATCACTGCTTCCCAAAATTCGCAGATCAGATGCCATCGCCAGTTTCTGACGTTTCAGCGCCAATACTTCAAACCACCCGCCCGCGCTTCTTACTAATCCGCCGCCTGTCAGTTCTGATCGTTTCCCTTGATTTTTACCTTCTTCCATAAATCTTCGATAACTTGTTCTTGCTTTATTTCTATATTTCCCGAACAACGATAATACTTCTCCGGTTTTCTGCCATTTCCTTTCAAGCTTGCCGGTTAACGCCGAATGCCCGCTCCAGCCATATTTATTAAGCTCTTCAAGGCTCTTTACCAACCCGGCTCTGTATGGATTTAAATGTATATATCTTACAAGTTCCAGCAAATATGGCTCTTCTTCACACAAAATTGATTTATAGCGGTTCTGAAATAAATATCCATTCCGTTTATGCCGCCTGTTGAAATTTACCGCGTATCCTGTCATCAGTTTTCTCATGGCTTTTGACAGCGGAATATCTTTTGTTTTTACCAAAAGATGAAAATGGTTAGGAATCAATACCCACGCGTATATTTCCAAATTACATTTTTCTACCGTTATCTCAAGCCTTTTTAGAAAGTCCTGATAATCGATTTTATCTTTGAATATTTCTTTCCGCTCTATTCCCCTTGCTATTATGTGATGCAAAGTTCCTGGAGCGTCTAATCTTGGTCCTCTTGACATAATGGTTATATATTATTCTAACTTTTACTACTTGTCAAGCACTTCCTGCACCACCGTCCCCTAAGTTCCTCTAAGTTCCTACAGTTCCTAAGTTCCTACAGTATTTTTAACGACCTTTTTTTTAAGGAACATTTTATTGTTTCCTAAGCAAATTGTAAGCGGGTCAATTCATCAACCCTGATAACATTTTACATATATCTTCGATTTCCTTCTTCAACTTTTCGTTTTGATCGTTTGTAATAAGCTTCTTGCGCTTACATATCTCTAAAATCGGAACACATTCAAACGCTGATCCCCGTGCGATCCTAAAGAAATTAGTCCTATCAGCTTTATGAAATCTACCATTACCTTCAGTAATATTTGCTGATATTGATAACGATGCCCGGTTTAATTGATCCGCTAAATAATAATTACCCCTTTTTGGGAATCTTTCATCAGTTCGCAGATCTTCTCTGCGAAGTCAACAGCTTTCTGATAAACATCTAATTTTTCAAATATAAATGTCATAGTTTGAAAATCGAAAATCGAGATTTGACCGCAATCGAGTTTTTTCTTAATCTATTTTCAACTTTCGATTCTCGATTGCTCTGCCATTTTTGCGAAGCAAAAATGGCGGAGAGAGAGGGATTTGAACCCCCGGCGACCTTACGGCCACAGCGGTTTTCAAGACCGCCCGTTTCAGCCACTCACGCATCTCTCCGAACCTTGGTTTTTCCGCCAGAGGCGGACAGGCAAGACCGCGCCATTTTATCCGCCTTTGGCGGACAACCGCTCGCCCTGCACCATATGGTGCAGGGCTCGGCCATCTCTCCGCAAACCAATTAACAATAAACAATAATCATTTATCTTTATTTTTTATCAATTGTTAACTGTTTATTGAACATTGCTAATTGTTTTAATCCCTCCCATATATTCCCGTAAAACTTCAGGGATTAAAATACTTCCATCCTTCTGCTGATAGTTTTCTAAAATCGCGACGACCGTCCGCCCAACCGCCAGGCCTGAGCCATTAAGCGTGTGGACAAATTTTAATTTTCCGTCTTTCGCACGGAACTTTATGTTCGCGCGGCGCGCCTGAAAATCGGTAAAGTTACTGCAGGATGAAATCTCCCGGTATTTATTCTGGCTCGGCACCAAGACCTCTATGTCATAGGTCTTGGCTGAGCCGAAGCCCATATCGCCGGTGCATAATGTTATCACACGATATGGAAGTTCTAACCGCTTTAAAATATCCTCTGCGTCATTTGTTAATTTTTCCAGCTCATCGAATGAATTATCCGGATGGGAAAACTTAACAAGCTCGACTTTATTGAACTGGTGTAGCCGTATCAATCCTTTTGTGTCCTGCCCGTATGAACCTGCTTCACGCCTGAAACACGGTGTATAAGCCGTATATTTTAAAGGCAGTTTATCTTCAGTTAAAATTTCATCGCGGTAGATGTTTGTCACGGGGACCTCCGCGGTCGGGATCAAAAACAAATCATCCCGTTCACACCAGAAAAGCTCCTGCTCGAATTTAGGCAATTGCCCCGTCCCTGTCATTGACGCGCGGTTCACCATAAACGGCGGCAAAACTTCCGTGTAACCGTGTTCTTTTGTGTGCATGTCAAGCATGAAATTTATAAGCGCGCGTTCCAATTTCGCGCCAAAACCCTTATAAAGCACAAAGCGCGCGCCGCTGAGTTTCGCACCGCGTTCAAAATCTATAATGCCGAGTTTTTCACCCAATTCAACATGGGAAAGGGGCGTAAAATCTAATTTTGGGATTTTACCCCATTGCCTCACTTCTTTATTATCATCACTGCATTTGCCGAACGGCACGCTCTCATCAGGAATATTCGGGATAAAAAGTAAAATCCCTGTTAATTCTTCATCCTTACAAGCTATCTGCCTGTCGAAATCTTTTATTTTCCGGGAAACATCTTTCATCCCTGCCGATTTTTCAGTTACGTCTTTTCCTTCAGCCTTCAGCCTTCCGATCTCTTTTGAAACTTTATTAAGCTCCTGTTTTAAGTTTTCCGCCTCTTTCAGCAGGCTTCTTCGTTCCTTATCCGCTTCAAGAAACCTGTCCAGGCTTGTAGTGTCTCCTCTTTTTGCGAG contains these protein-coding regions:
- a CDS encoding transposase; this encodes MSRGPRLDAPGTLHHIIARGIERKEIFKDKIDYQDFLKRLEITVEKCNLEIYAWVLIPNHFHLLVKTKDIPLSKAMRKLMTGYAVNFNRRHKRNGYLFQNRYKSILCEEEPYLLELVRYIHLNPYRAGLVKSLEELNKYGWSGHSALTGKLERKWQKTGEVLSLFGKYRNKARTSYRRFMEEGKNQGKRSELTGGGLVRSAGGWFEVLALKRQKLAMASDLRILGSSDFVEEILKEAEKKELETLRFKNRKIGIKELSEKAVKIFEIEMTELISGSRREIVRNARKEIAQIAVKKLGLSGAEVARYLGVTSSCINRIVGQGGIGIEGEIILKELGG
- a CDS encoding four helix bundle protein → MRTDERFPKRGNYYLADQLNRASLSISANITEGNGRFHKADRTNFFRIARGSAFECVPILEICKRKKLITNDQNEKLKKEIEDICKMLSGLMN
- the serS gene encoding serine--tRNA ligase, which produces MLDVKFIRENLDKVKEALAKRGDTTSLDRFLEADKERRSLLKEAENLKQELNKVSKEIGRLKAEGKDVTEKSAGMKDVSRKIKDFDRQIACKDEELTGILLFIPNIPDESVPFGKCSDDNKEVRQWGKIPKLDFTPLSHVELGEKLGIIDFERGAKLSGARFVLYKGFGAKLERALINFMLDMHTKEHGYTEVLPPFMVNRASMTGTGQLPKFEQELFWCERDDLFLIPTAEVPVTNIYRDEILTEDKLPLKYTAYTPCFRREAGSYGQDTKGLIRLHQFNKVELVKFSHPDNSFDELEKLTNDAEDILKRLELPYRVITLCTGDMGFGSAKTYDIEVLVPSQNKYREISSCSNFTDFQARRANIKFRAKDGKLKFVHTLNGSGLAVGRTVVAILENYQQKDGSILIPEVLREYMGGIKTISNVQ